Proteins encoded together in one Amblyomma americanum isolate KBUSLIRL-KWMA chromosome 1, ASM5285725v1, whole genome shotgun sequence window:
- the LOC144113672 gene encoding uncharacterized protein LOC144113672: MKRLSAVHVLNPEHRFLDASGEPMLSLFAADRYHVARRRGIDPSAPLFLCSGKSRVKVATIIMPLGSLSAATQIIASVAAFDPPEAAQRPVKCSGVLAIGIERHVHNTHLTTQNTRP, translated from the exons atgaagcgcttgtcggccgtgcacgttctcaatcctGAG catcgtttcctggatgcttctggcgagccgatgctgtccttatttgccgcggaccgataccacgtggcgagacgccggggcatcgaccccagtgcgcctttgttcctttgcagtggcaagtccagggtaaaagtggccacgataattatGCCactaggatcgctatcagctgcaacg CAAATCATCGCCAGCGTCGCAGCATTTGACCCACCGGAAGCTGCGCAACGACCTGTGAAGTGCAGCGGTGTGCTTGCTATAGGCATCGAGCGCCACGTACACAACACGCATCTCACCACACAGAACACTCGTCCGTAA